Proteins encoded together in one Lathyrus oleraceus cultivar Zhongwan6 chromosome 5, CAAS_Psat_ZW6_1.0, whole genome shotgun sequence window:
- the LOC127082738 gene encoding uncharacterized protein LOC127082738, with translation MGCCISKCKPNKTSLDQFNKHLQDKLVISHQHHKPLPSHSPTTTTTTTLVCPSTKISPSPLSPPSPTSSISSFTCTTSSNTISSSSSNSLSSLSSKDRSFSNEFLWSCYKENPHIITRINSLAESSPLSFVPVKPKKIINPSPPKQNMPQKRVRSNSPTNLTRQKSFRKEVELPMRPNRMTGSPSPSRRFNGGALSTTILDKSVSRRMSNNSPNVSVSHYSRSVNSSSSIKKESVKASISSPNPNNSLRRIHSSGLNLRQREAVVSCHNHNMDSTIMEDVDNPLISLDCFIFL, from the coding sequence ATGGGTTGCTGCATTAGCAAATGCAAACCCAACAAAACCTCTCTTGATCAATTCAACAAACACCTTCAAGACAAACTTGTTATCTCTCATCAACATCATAAACCCCTACCATCTCATTctccaacaacaacaacaacaacaacgctTGTTTGTCCTTCAACCAAAATCTCACCTTCACCTCTATCACCTCCGTCACCAACCTCTTCAATTTCTTCATTCACATGCACTACTTCTTCCAACACTATCTCATCTTCAAGCTCTAATTCGTTATCATCTTTAAGCTCCAAAGATCGATCCTTCTCCAACGAGTTTCTCTGGTCATGCTACAAGGAAAACCCGCACATCATCACTCGAATCAATTCCCTCGCCGAATCTTCTCCGCTTTCCTTCGTCCCTGTCAAACCTAAGAAGATCATAAACCCTTCGCCACCTAAACAAAACATGCCACAGAAAAGAGTTCGATCAAATTCACCGACGAACCTAACAAGACAGAAGAGTTTCAGAAAGGAAGTTGAATTACCAATGAGGCCTAATAGAATGACGGGTTCACCTTCTCCAAGCCGTAGGTTCAATGGAGGTGCTTTATCTACCACAATCTTGGACAAAAGTGTTTCGAGGCGAATGAGTAATAATAGTCCCAATGTTAGTGTTTCTCATTATTCCCGTTCGGTTAATTCATCTTCTTCTATAAAGAAAGAAAGCGTTAAAGCATCGATCTCTAGTCCAAATCCAAACAACAGTTTGCGGCGGATTCATTCTTCTGGTTTGAATTTGAGGCAGAGAGAGGCTGTGGTTTCTTGCCATAATCACAATATGGACTCAACAATCATGGAAGATGTTGATAATCCTCTTATCTCATTGGACTGTTTCATCTTTTTGTAG